The following proteins are encoded in a genomic region of Leptospira kirschneri serovar Cynopteri str. 3522 CT:
- a CDS encoding LIC20162 family protein, with translation MKQNEKKIYSGWESLNSNQTGSQIRLKINPIPPIFITLVVFGVLYGCYFAAQLSAFYLQKFTDFLLIPKVLNLPILQDPRLYLAVGVIIFGYIGLGFILDWARFIGRTCFTSLFLRGDLLFLERKFFFDKNVFQWNRKQNGIQVIHKTGLLRGFLGLERIVIFVPDLKSEGKVSGLYSPFFFPSQNGNLIRGLFEY, from the coding sequence ATGAAACAGAATGAAAAAAAAATTTACTCCGGCTGGGAATCCCTGAATTCAAATCAAACGGGAAGTCAGATTCGTCTGAAGATCAATCCCATTCCTCCGATATTTATTACTTTAGTCGTCTTTGGAGTGTTATACGGTTGTTATTTTGCGGCGCAACTTTCCGCTTTTTATCTTCAAAAATTTACCGATTTTCTATTGATTCCGAAAGTTTTAAATCTTCCGATCTTACAGGATCCAAGATTGTATCTGGCGGTCGGCGTTATCATTTTCGGTTATATAGGACTTGGTTTTATCTTAGATTGGGCGCGTTTTATCGGTAGGACTTGTTTCACTTCTTTATTTCTGAGAGGGGATTTACTTTTTTTAGAAAGGAAGTTCTTTTTCGACAAGAATGTCTTTCAGTGGAATCGAAAACAAAACGGAATTCAAGTTATACATAAAACCGGTTTGTTAAGAGGATTTTTAGGTTTAGAAAGAATTGTGATTTTTGTTCCCGATCTAAAATCGGAAGGCAAAGTTTCAGGACTTTATTCTCCATTTTTTTTTCCGAGCCAAAACGGAAACCTGATCCGAGGACTATTTGAATATTAG
- a CDS encoding glycosyltransferase family 4 protein, which produces MPIQTNELKYKPRVGVDVRPLAYGITGNSRYLAEVLRRLIRNDSPLEYYLYSNKPIHTVFYDILSNSNSKFFMTGKFPGIVWLNCTVPRRIRKDRLDIFWGTLQLLPLICGGALTAVNYHDLNFRAAPKTMTTANFWQHRILSPKTLNRADLIFCLSENTRQDILKFKSNLNQKLKVVYPGVESFPTFQEPLQKLPENFLFTIGTLEPRKNLNTLIDAYLKLKEQNPSYPFSFVIAGRLGWKSEGLTKLLKEGDLESEGIFFVENPEDEVLAWLYQKCSAFLFPSTHEGFGLPLTEALREGKICVASDIPVFHEILERDVDLFAEPLNVDSWISSLLQLPNKKLERPSVWDASQWTWDQTAKKIEEGLIDLWKHRKELHR; this is translated from the coding sequence ATGCCGATTCAAACCAATGAACTTAAATACAAACCTAGGGTAGGAGTGGATGTTCGTCCTCTGGCCTACGGAATTACTGGGAACTCCAGATACCTTGCCGAAGTTTTAAGAAGATTGATTCGAAACGATTCTCCTTTGGAATACTACCTCTATTCCAATAAACCGATTCATACAGTATTTTATGATATTCTTTCGAATTCAAATTCCAAATTTTTTATGACTGGGAAATTTCCTGGGATCGTTTGGCTTAACTGCACGGTTCCAAGAAGAATCAGAAAAGATCGATTGGATATTTTTTGGGGAACTCTTCAGTTGCTCCCTCTAATCTGCGGTGGCGCGTTGACCGCGGTCAATTATCATGATCTCAACTTTCGCGCCGCTCCTAAGACGATGACAACCGCAAACTTTTGGCAACATAGAATTCTTTCTCCTAAAACGTTAAATCGCGCCGATCTTATATTCTGTCTTTCCGAAAACACACGTCAGGATATTTTAAAATTTAAATCGAACCTAAATCAAAAATTGAAAGTAGTTTATCCCGGAGTAGAATCTTTTCCTACCTTTCAAGAACCGCTTCAAAAACTTCCTGAAAATTTTTTATTTACCATTGGAACGTTAGAACCTAGAAAAAATCTAAACACTCTGATCGACGCTTATCTAAAACTAAAAGAACAAAATCCTTCTTACCCTTTTTCGTTTGTAATCGCCGGTCGTTTAGGTTGGAAGTCAGAGGGTCTGACAAAACTTTTAAAAGAAGGTGATCTAGAATCCGAAGGGATTTTTTTTGTAGAGAATCCGGAAGACGAAGTTCTTGCTTGGTTGTATCAAAAATGTTCTGCGTTTTTATTTCCTTCGACCCATGAAGGTTTTGGACTTCCTTTGACAGAAGCCCTTAGGGAAGGAAAAATCTGCGTCGCTTCCGATATTCCTGTGTTCCATGAGATTTTAGAAAGAGACGTGGATTTATTTGCGGAACCTTTGAATGTAGATTCTTGGATTTCTTCTTTATTACAATTACCTAATAAAAAATTAGAAAGACCTTCCGTTTGGGATGCGTCTCAGTGGACTTGGGATCAGACTGCAAAAAAAATCGAAGAAGGTTTGATCGATCTCTGGAAACATAGAAAGGAATTACATCGTTAG
- a CDS encoding glycosyltransferase family 87 protein — translation MYDFLLVGFSKGIEKCFRMQLRNWIVGGTVLFFSLFFINGILKSENRSDFRDYYNASIRFTQGNNLYNLDQIEEILTKLRSGEIKIEEIFTPKVFLQLKDMMEGVGSYIYPPTFAFLLIPISLFPYEVASAIFLTLNFLALLGSLYILSVRFHRKGNLLFVIVLCILNLRFLENHQNNNQVSLILIFLILTSVHTNKDWLSGFLLSLAIVIKLTPGAFLLFFLMQKRYRAIFYTFVFVLFWILLPCLYAPSFTIEMTLTWKQLILDNYLKSPLFRAWKNNQSLNATLAKYFLNYADVLNQSRLGYPLQELNELVVKWMYSILSLALVIPFFWKVFVKRNIELTLGCLFVFSIVFSGISWIHSFVFLLYPSGILLDQTWSFAERSVLPFWKTSSSPFPKRIVYSIKLIFEKDKVSFYFIVGSVLILLFNRSILGNGVEEKLMMASYLLYFAIFQYVLLLFSLKYTTSEKN, via the coding sequence ATGTATGATTTTTTATTGGTTGGCTTTTCTAAAGGAATTGAAAAGTGTTTCAGAATGCAATTGAGAAACTGGATTGTTGGAGGAACCGTCTTATTTTTTTCTCTCTTCTTTATTAACGGTATATTAAAATCCGAAAACAGATCCGATTTTCGGGATTATTATAATGCTTCGATTCGATTTACTCAAGGAAATAATTTATACAACTTAGATCAGATAGAAGAAATTCTTACAAAACTTAGATCGGGAGAAATTAAAATCGAAGAGATTTTTACTCCAAAAGTTTTTCTACAACTAAAAGATATGATGGAAGGGGTCGGTTCTTATATCTATCCGCCTACGTTCGCTTTTTTACTCATTCCGATTTCTCTGTTTCCGTACGAGGTTGCATCTGCAATTTTTCTTACGTTGAATTTTCTGGCTTTGTTAGGCTCTCTGTATATTCTTTCCGTTCGTTTTCATCGAAAAGGAAATTTACTTTTTGTCATTGTTCTTTGTATCCTCAACCTGAGATTTTTGGAAAATCATCAGAACAACAATCAAGTCAGTTTGATTCTAATCTTTTTGATTTTGACTTCCGTTCATACTAACAAAGACTGGTTATCCGGTTTTTTACTTTCTCTTGCGATCGTAATCAAACTGACTCCGGGAGCTTTTTTACTTTTTTTTCTAATGCAGAAACGTTACCGAGCGATTTTTTATACGTTTGTATTTGTTCTGTTTTGGATTTTACTTCCTTGTTTATATGCGCCTTCGTTTACGATCGAGATGACTTTAACTTGGAAACAATTGATTTTAGATAATTATTTAAAATCGCCTCTGTTTAGGGCCTGGAAAAACAACCAGAGTTTAAACGCTACTCTTGCAAAATACTTCTTAAATTATGCAGACGTCCTAAATCAATCTCGACTTGGTTATCCTCTTCAAGAATTGAACGAATTGGTTGTGAAATGGATGTATTCTATTCTTTCTTTAGCCCTTGTGATTCCGTTCTTTTGGAAAGTATTTGTAAAACGTAATATAGAATTGACTCTGGGTTGTCTGTTCGTTTTTTCGATTGTATTCAGCGGAATTTCCTGGATACATTCTTTCGTTTTTCTTTTGTATCCTTCGGGAATTCTACTCGATCAGACTTGGTCTTTTGCGGAACGTTCGGTTCTTCCTTTTTGGAAAACAAGCTCCAGTCCTTTTCCAAAAAGAATTGTATATTCTATAAAACTTATATTTGAAAAAGATAAAGTGTCTTTTTATTTTATAGTCGGCTCGGTTTTGATTCTCCTTTTTAACCGTTCGATTTTAGGTAACGGCGTAGAAGAGAAACTAATGATGGCTTCTTATCTTTTATATTTTGCGATTTTTCAATATGTTTTACTTTTATTCTCTTTGAAGTATACAACTTCGGAAAAGAATTAA
- the queA gene encoding tRNA preQ1(34) S-adenosylmethionine ribosyltransferase-isomerase QueA, whose amino-acid sequence MLFKDLKEFEFVLSEERIARYPVANRDESRLMVLDVNTGEISSEPSFKNVISYLKEGDLLVANHTKVSKRRVYLRSKTRIHEAMFLEEKESLWKCKIRNSKKLKMGERLCDEKTKQVLFTIEKKKEEFVFLKPERPLQEEDFQQIGEIPIPPYLKRNADSEDEIRYQTLFAKTPGSVAAPTAGLHFSENIFKILKEKKIQFCTLELKVGYGTFQPLTEENFQNQKLHREEFFLEESGAQMLNLAKKERRRIFSIGTTTLRALESAYDPVTDTFRSGPGVTELFILPEDRLQSCQGLITNFHLPGSSLLLLVSAFAGKELILKAYQKAIQEKFRFYSYGDAMLILGIELIP is encoded by the coding sequence ATGTTATTTAAAGACCTCAAAGAATTTGAGTTTGTATTGTCCGAAGAAAGGATTGCACGTTATCCGGTAGCCAATCGGGATGAGAGTAGGCTGATGGTCCTGGATGTAAATACGGGGGAAATTTCGAGCGAACCTTCTTTTAAAAATGTGATTTCTTATTTAAAAGAAGGAGATCTATTAGTCGCCAATCATACCAAAGTAAGTAAACGTAGGGTTTATCTTAGATCTAAAACTAGAATTCACGAAGCCATGTTTCTGGAAGAAAAAGAATCACTCTGGAAATGTAAAATTAGAAATTCTAAAAAATTAAAGATGGGAGAACGACTCTGCGATGAAAAAACAAAACAGGTTCTATTTACGATAGAAAAGAAAAAAGAGGAATTTGTATTTCTAAAACCCGAACGCCCGCTTCAAGAAGAGGATTTTCAACAGATCGGAGAGATTCCAATTCCTCCCTATCTCAAAAGAAATGCGGATTCTGAAGACGAAATCAGATATCAAACACTATTTGCAAAAACACCAGGTTCGGTGGCCGCGCCAACGGCGGGTTTACATTTTTCGGAAAACATATTCAAAATTTTGAAAGAGAAAAAAATACAATTCTGTACTTTAGAACTCAAGGTAGGGTATGGAACTTTTCAACCACTTACGGAAGAAAATTTTCAAAATCAAAAATTACATCGGGAGGAATTTTTTTTAGAAGAATCGGGCGCACAAATGTTGAATCTCGCCAAAAAAGAAAGAAGAAGAATTTTTTCGATTGGAACCACTACTTTAAGAGCGCTCGAATCCGCTTACGATCCGGTTACCGATACCTTTCGTTCCGGTCCGGGAGTTACGGAACTTTTTATTCTTCCAGAAGATAGATTACAAAGTTGCCAAGGTCTCATCACAAACTTTCATCTTCCGGGTTCTAGTTTACTTTTATTAGTTTCCGCATTTGCGGGAAAAGAATTGATTTTAAAAGCGTATCAAAAAGCGATCCAAGAAAAATTTAGATTTTACTCTTATGGAGATGCAATGTTGATTTTAGGAATAGAATTGATTCCTTAA
- a CDS encoding AAA family ATPase: MIKRITSNQSAIKLHAGKQKPKNGLPDFLAFHREELSSLPKALENPGIFSNILITGPGLESNLTLLQEYVSGLKKNIKVICDPHPGFLTLAGFPGNTEYRPGKMAEADGGYLLLPMRALTEDSNLYFLVKEVLQTGKIDFLTLPEMTGSKEMNRFHPSVDTRFRLILAGEEGEVDFISGIDPDFYDSFSFKIHLPYEAVMKTKKNLQLFGGLIHSWEKPGYPEFDSSAVDALLEIGLRWNDSRTRLSLSFAELRTFVGELLVLYRKEKKPITRIQVESAIESVEKRIAVYKRRYLESVREGLNTIQLKGKKTGRINGLSVILLHSSLADFGQVNQVSARVALGSGNFINIEREVNLSGDLHDKGVFILQSYIKGMFSHIQSFGLDASILFEQNYSPIDGDSASCAELLAILSALAGLEIPCNIAVTGALSQYGEILPVGSVNTKISAWYEIIQIVGNSRDKYSVYIPTANLRDLNLPSPIRKAMDKGKFQIFTCSHVEELIPEVFGIPAGKFGKNGKYPSGSLFHLIEERIDRKKEEEHI; this comes from the coding sequence GTGATTAAAAGAATAACTTCCAATCAATCGGCGATCAAACTTCATGCAGGAAAACAGAAACCTAAAAACGGCCTTCCCGATTTTTTAGCTTTTCACAGAGAAGAACTCAGTTCCTTACCGAAGGCACTGGAAAATCCTGGAATTTTTTCCAACATTCTGATTACGGGACCGGGATTAGAATCCAATCTTACCTTATTACAAGAATACGTTTCCGGTTTAAAAAAAAATATCAAAGTCATCTGCGATCCTCATCCTGGATTTTTGACTCTTGCAGGATTTCCGGGAAATACGGAATATCGACCTGGTAAAATGGCCGAAGCGGACGGAGGTTATCTTTTATTACCGATGCGAGCTCTCACGGAAGATTCTAATTTGTATTTTCTAGTCAAAGAAGTATTACAAACTGGTAAAATAGATTTTTTAACGTTACCCGAAATGACAGGTTCCAAAGAGATGAATCGTTTTCATCCTTCGGTTGATACTCGGTTTCGACTCATCCTAGCGGGAGAAGAAGGAGAAGTAGATTTTATTTCCGGAATCGATCCTGATTTTTACGACAGTTTTTCTTTTAAGATTCATCTACCATACGAAGCAGTGATGAAGACTAAAAAAAATCTTCAACTTTTTGGCGGATTGATTCATTCCTGGGAAAAACCAGGGTATCCGGAATTTGATTCGTCCGCCGTGGATGCGTTACTCGAAATTGGACTAAGATGGAATGACAGTAGAACAAGACTTTCTCTTTCTTTTGCGGAGCTTAGGACATTTGTAGGAGAACTTTTAGTACTCTATCGAAAAGAAAAAAAGCCAATTACTAGAATTCAGGTAGAATCTGCGATCGAATCCGTAGAAAAAAGAATCGCCGTCTATAAAAGAAGATATTTAGAAAGTGTAAGAGAAGGTTTGAATACGATTCAACTCAAAGGAAAAAAGACTGGGAGGATCAACGGTCTTTCTGTGATATTACTCCATTCTTCTTTAGCGGATTTTGGTCAGGTAAATCAGGTTTCGGCAAGAGTTGCACTTGGTTCTGGAAATTTTATCAATATCGAAAGAGAAGTAAATCTTTCCGGAGACTTGCACGATAAGGGAGTTTTTATATTACAATCTTATATTAAAGGAATGTTCTCTCATATACAATCTTTTGGTTTGGATGCTTCCATTTTATTCGAACAAAACTATTCTCCAATCGATGGAGATTCTGCAAGTTGTGCTGAACTTCTTGCGATCCTTTCCGCGCTTGCTGGTCTTGAAATCCCTTGTAATATTGCAGTGACTGGTGCGCTTTCTCAATATGGAGAAATCCTTCCGGTAGGTTCGGTAAATACAAAAATCTCAGCTTGGTACGAAATAATTCAGATTGTAGGAAATTCGAGGGATAAATATTCGGTTTATATACCCACTGCCAATTTGCGGGATTTGAACTTACCTTCTCCTATTCGTAAGGCTATGGACAAGGGAAAATTTCAGATTTTTACCTGTTCACACGTAGAGGAATTGATTCCGGAAGTTTTTGGAATCCCAGCCGGAAAATTTGGCAAAAATGGAAAATATCCGTCCGGAAGTTTGTTCCATTTAATAGAGGAGAGAATCGACCGGAAAAAAGAAGAAGAACATATATAG
- a CDS encoding YbaB/EbfC family nucleoid-associated protein, with protein sequence MFGNKLESIKQMNQMRVRIKKAEKDLMALSFEGKSKNDLVTCISDGKLNIKDILIEDELLAKNDKKLLQKSIKQAVSRSLELAQDAAEERMAEFRGIMGME encoded by the coding sequence ATGTTCGGTAACAAGTTAGAATCCATCAAACAAATGAATCAAATGCGCGTGAGAATAAAAAAAGCGGAAAAGGATCTTATGGCGCTTTCTTTTGAAGGGAAATCTAAAAACGATCTAGTCACTTGTATCTCCGACGGTAAGCTCAATATCAAAGACATATTGATCGAAGACGAACTTCTCGCAAAAAACGATAAAAAACTTCTACAGAAAAGTATCAAACAAGCAGTGTCTCGTTCTTTGGAATTGGCGCAAGATGCCGCAGAAGAAAGAATGGCGGAGTTTCGTGGAATTATGGGAATGGAATGA
- a CDS encoding leucine-rich repeat domain-containing protein has product MIQIRFFTLLKILIFCFWIFSCSLFKKESIPGGIPVFSKEGKILRYYPYQIRWIGFDKSEFPDTTRLIDFRNLVSLEILHPEFQNLEELSSLKTIGFLNVSGTKVKELSPLSQLTVLHSLYLGETSVDEKDLKQYSEIGKLTKLGLYKTKVKDLSFIGSECKLQQLDIRNTEISTLEPISNCKNLLELRIGHTKIKEIHPVYEMNHLRYLEWSELNLSKEELDQIRKRLPYLKLVPIHPGL; this is encoded by the coding sequence ATGATCCAAATCCGTTTTTTTACCTTACTCAAGATTTTAATTTTTTGTTTTTGGATCTTTTCTTGTTCTTTATTCAAAAAAGAATCCATTCCAGGTGGAATTCCGGTATTTTCTAAAGAAGGTAAAATTCTCAGATATTATCCGTATCAAATTCGTTGGATCGGATTTGATAAAAGTGAATTCCCAGATACAACTAGGCTAATAGATTTTAGAAATTTAGTTTCATTGGAAATTTTACATCCCGAATTTCAGAATTTAGAAGAACTCAGTTCTTTAAAAACGATCGGTTTTCTAAACGTAAGCGGAACCAAAGTAAAAGAACTTTCTCCTTTGTCCCAACTAACCGTCCTACACAGTTTATATCTAGGAGAAACTTCTGTGGATGAGAAAGATCTAAAACAATATTCCGAAATTGGAAAATTAACTAAATTAGGTTTGTATAAAACAAAAGTCAAAGACTTATCTTTTATCGGCTCAGAATGTAAATTACAACAACTAGACATTCGAAACACTGAAATTTCAACCTTAGAACCGATCTCAAATTGTAAAAATTTACTAGAACTCCGAATTGGACATACTAAAATCAAAGAAATACATCCAGTCTATGAAATGAATCATCTACGTTATTTAGAATGGTCGGAATTAAACTTATCCAAGGAAGAATTGGATCAAATCCGAAAACGACTCCCCTATCTCAAACTAGTTCCAATACATCCAGGATTATAA
- a CDS encoding LIC20153 family lipoprotein, with the protein MRKIQKYTNTAVIFSLILSVFLNCKDDKKDDIDPLLILVGLVSGSSSYNCSATVKGKVASLPAMTATTSVQTLVYGKVPFVNHSIAAVKVTGAVNGTRIVFTGRNVADFDEGTSNNENAPLIYNTSSCPLADSSQDTTRSTYTTNSEGQYGSTVGDGPYTYTLNATKGGDYYFVFYLASRTAEPPTTTFQLQ; encoded by the coding sequence ATGAGAAAAATTCAAAAATATACAAATACAGCAGTCATTTTCAGTTTGATTCTTAGTGTATTCTTAAATTGTAAAGACGACAAAAAAGACGATATAGATCCGTTATTAATTTTGGTCGGTTTAGTTTCGGGTTCATCTAGTTATAACTGTTCGGCAACCGTAAAGGGAAAAGTCGCTTCTTTGCCTGCGATGACCGCAACTACTTCCGTTCAAACTCTTGTTTACGGTAAGGTTCCGTTTGTAAATCATTCTATTGCAGCCGTAAAAGTGACAGGCGCTGTCAATGGAACTAGAATCGTTTTTACCGGACGAAATGTTGCTGATTTTGATGAAGGAACTTCCAATAATGAAAACGCACCTTTGATTTATAATACTTCTTCTTGTCCACTTGCCGATTCTAGCCAAGATACTACAAGATCGACTTACACAACAAATAGCGAAGGTCAATATGGTTCTACAGTTGGAGATGGTCCTTACACTTATACTTTAAATGCTACAAAAGGCGGGGATTACTACTTCGTTTTTTATCTTGCAAGTAGAACCGCAGAACCTCCTACGACCACATTTCAATTACAGTAA
- a CDS encoding HmuY family protein — protein MNQFPILKQFLKYTCFWFGIFILFHCARQHPAVDQNEVAFKQALLDLQKQIEESTRSKIISTEPNGDGSFTTNIRSVSYDVWIKYNFADKSQAFVPDVSGGWDVGFQRFKLQTNSGLTHSEGQGGACMANPVVTNFEIAASSTSTALGCANVSFSPDTNVSELASGGIQTNYVGNDVLNKWFNYSLAFLQPNYKVFVIRSNTGNEYYLFQITGYYNSEGTSAHPTIRWKQIQY, from the coding sequence ATGAACCAATTCCCGATCCTTAAACAGTTTTTAAAATATACCTGTTTTTGGTTCGGGATTTTCATTCTATTTCATTGTGCAAGACAACATCCCGCCGTCGATCAAAACGAGGTCGCGTTCAAACAAGCGCTTCTCGATCTACAAAAACAAATCGAAGAATCTACTCGGTCCAAAATCATTTCTACAGAACCAAATGGAGATGGTTCTTTCACTACAAACATCCGGTCCGTTTCGTATGACGTTTGGATCAAATATAATTTTGCCGACAAATCCCAAGCTTTTGTTCCGGATGTGTCTGGAGGTTGGGACGTAGGTTTTCAAAGATTTAAGCTTCAAACCAATAGCGGGCTCACACATTCCGAAGGACAAGGTGGGGCTTGTATGGCCAATCCCGTAGTTACCAATTTTGAGATTGCAGCGTCGTCTACTTCTACCGCTTTGGGTTGTGCAAATGTTTCTTTTTCTCCCGATACAAACGTATCCGAACTTGCAAGTGGAGGAATTCAAACAAATTACGTAGGCAATGATGTACTTAATAAATGGTTCAACTACAGTCTCGCTTTTTTACAACCTAATTATAAGGTTTTTGTAATCCGTTCCAACACGGGGAATGAATACTATTTGTTTCAAATTACTGGTTATTATAACTCCGAAGGCACTTCGGCCCATCCAACCATTCGATGGAAACAAATACAATATTAA
- a CDS encoding TonB-dependent receptor plug domain-containing protein yields the protein METNTILNKLNMFFPHLSRSFSFVLFLFLFYVSIQAQDENTKIENKVTQKKSPNTITTKENPITDDSKKDSGNGQNGQIVPEESQIVVTGSRGERRLKDSTVATEVISRKKIEASGARNAAEVLETQLGIDVVPFFGGSRVRMLGLDSQYVLILIDGERISGRLNNAVDLSRFKVQNIERIEIVKGASSALYGADAIGGVINLITREADKKLSYEMRTTYGNGSRKNFNTEGEFNTTANMGFRNEYVSGAVSAGYNKNPGYRLVPNSQATTGNAYQDLNTGINLTFNPDGKFKGKTRILYQHRDQNGVDVTQSKAVFDRNNKTHDFLATGSLEYGFGKRNLISFRGNISKWENKYYNNQRGSDELDVKQLNSELTSQGTVQLDMEASERHFITVGAESFANELESDRLQSRYVYRTRKAVFFQDEWTVSRSPRIRVVPGVRYDDDSQFGNQTTPKLAARYDIFQNLVWRASYGRGFRPPSFQELYLRFENPAVGYVVEGNPNLKPERSITINSDLEYSPFSFLTFSLSVYRNDIINLIQYKFDSNKGREFAEFQLQNIAKAYTRGGEFGVQYRFLKYFTLELGYNHTDTRDLSSNRPLEGRALHQASANFIYNSPGGFQFNLRGKHLDKRPFYSSTNNLSAAGQDYIPSEVKLNENPPVIYGKPFTILNVRIEQKFFNKHFALFLGIDNLLNQYELAYNPTRPRFYYGGFSAQF from the coding sequence ATGGAAACAAATACAATATTAAATAAATTGAATATGTTTTTCCCCCACTTGAGCCGTTCTTTTTCGTTCGTTTTATTTTTGTTTCTTTTTTATGTTTCTATCCAAGCCCAAGATGAAAATACAAAGATAGAAAATAAAGTTACCCAAAAAAAATCGCCAAACACAATTACTACGAAGGAGAACCCGATCACTGACGATTCTAAAAAGGACAGCGGGAATGGTCAAAACGGACAAATCGTTCCGGAAGAATCACAGATCGTGGTCACAGGTTCTAGAGGAGAAAGAAGACTTAAGGATTCTACGGTCGCTACCGAAGTCATTTCCCGTAAAAAGATAGAAGCAAGCGGCGCTAGAAATGCGGCGGAAGTTTTAGAAACCCAGTTGGGAATTGACGTGGTACCTTTCTTCGGAGGTTCTAGGGTTCGAATGCTCGGTTTAGATTCCCAGTATGTTTTGATCCTTATTGATGGCGAAAGAATTTCCGGACGTTTAAATAATGCTGTGGATCTTAGTAGATTTAAAGTTCAGAATATTGAAAGAATCGAAATTGTAAAAGGGGCCTCATCGGCGTTATACGGAGCAGACGCAATCGGAGGAGTAATTAATTTAATTACGAGAGAAGCGGATAAAAAACTAAGCTATGAAATGCGAACCACTTACGGTAATGGAAGCAGAAAAAATTTCAACACCGAAGGAGAATTTAATACCACTGCCAACATGGGTTTTAGAAACGAGTATGTGAGTGGTGCGGTTTCCGCGGGTTACAATAAAAACCCCGGTTATCGATTAGTTCCGAATTCTCAGGCGACTACTGGGAACGCATATCAAGACTTAAACACAGGCATCAATCTTACCTTCAATCCAGACGGAAAATTCAAAGGTAAAACTAGAATTCTTTATCAACATAGAGATCAAAACGGAGTGGATGTAACTCAATCCAAAGCGGTCTTTGATCGTAACAATAAGACTCACGACTTTTTAGCTACTGGCTCTTTAGAATACGGATTTGGAAAAAGAAATCTAATTTCTTTTCGAGGAAATATTTCCAAATGGGAAAACAAGTACTATAACAATCAAAGAGGTTCGGACGAATTAGATGTAAAACAATTGAACTCCGAATTGACTTCCCAGGGAACCGTTCAATTAGACATGGAAGCTTCCGAAAGACATTTTATCACAGTAGGTGCAGAATCCTTTGCGAATGAATTAGAATCAGATCGATTACAAAGTAGGTATGTATATAGAACTAGAAAGGCGGTATTTTTTCAAGACGAGTGGACCGTTTCTCGTTCTCCTAGGATTCGAGTAGTACCAGGAGTAAGATACGACGATGATTCTCAATTTGGAAATCAAACAACTCCTAAACTTGCAGCCCGTTATGATATTTTTCAGAACTTAGTTTGGAGAGCGAGTTATGGAAGAGGCTTTCGCCCTCCCAGTTTTCAGGAATTATATCTTCGTTTTGAAAATCCAGCCGTAGGTTATGTTGTAGAAGGAAATCCAAATTTGAAACCAGAACGATCAATTACAATCAACTCGGATTTGGAATATAGTCCTTTTAGTTTTTTGACTTTTTCTTTGAGTGTATATCGAAACGATATTATCAATCTAATTCAGTATAAATTCGATTCGAACAAAGGAAGAGAGTTTGCGGAATTTCAATTACAGAACATCGCAAAGGCTTATACAAGAGGAGGGGAATTTGGAGTTCAATATAGATTCTTAAAATATTTCACTCTTGAATTAGGATACAATCATACAGATACTAGAGATCTAAGTTCGAATAGACCTTTGGAAGGAAGAGCGCTTCATCAGGCATCCGCAAACTTCATCTACAATTCCCCCGGAGGATTTCAATTTAACCTGAGAGGAAAACATCTAGACAAAAGACCGTTTTATAGTTCGACTAACAATCTTTCAGCGGCAGGACAGGATTATATTCCCAGCGAAGTTAAATTGAATGAAAATCCTCCCGTGATTTACGGAAAACCGTTTACAATTTTAAACGTAAGAATTGAACAGAAATTTTTCAACAAACACTTTGCCCTTTTTTTGGGAATAGATAACTTACTCAATCAATACGAACTAGCTTATAACCCCACTCGACCTAGATTTTATTACGGTGGATTTTCCGCGCAGTTTTAA